The following proteins are encoded in a genomic region of Arcobacter cloacae:
- a CDS encoding HlyD family type I secretion periplasmic adaptor subunit, protein MSIEKSIIEEEILEKPEHLVVVEKNSKKNSEIKTKENKTKSSYNIINSIKNLYGLGEDKKEEDMNFIYSSYSNSNEKPSSVSRIIFILITGIFLILLLWASLAEIDELARGNGKVIPTDKIQTVQSLDGGIISEIFVKEGDTVKFDDPLMKIDTTRFQATLEESRQEYLSLLALKTRLEIESTIDIEKPLPELEFDEKVMNDPSKYYINEKLLLENRFRELKSSINVLQSQESQKIQELKEIESTIKKLNDSLGFIEEQRKTIRKLVERGIKSNFDLLNVEKEYNQTKGDLQTAKLSISRSNYAIIEARNRIQERLNTFKSEASNELQKTVSQINRFEARLIGDKDKVDKTTITSPVDGIIKQLNFNTIGGVVQSGVDLIEIVPLSDALVVEAKIDPKDIAFINPSQKAIIKITAYDFSIYGGLDGKIVEISADTIVDKDSKEGKSYYRVLVKTDKNYLERKGKKLPIIPGMVATVDIVTGKKTILDFILKPILKVKQESLHER, encoded by the coding sequence ATGAGTATTGAAAAAAGTATTATAGAAGAAGAAATTTTAGAAAAACCTGAACATTTAGTAGTTGTCGAAAAGAATAGTAAAAAAAATAGTGAGATAAAAACAAAAGAAAATAAGACAAAATCTTCATACAATATAATTAATAGCATAAAGAATTTATATGGATTAGGAGAAGATAAAAAAGAAGAAGATATGAATTTTATCTATTCTTCTTATTCTAATTCAAATGAAAAGCCTAGTTCGGTAAGTAGAATTATATTTATTTTGATAACAGGTATTTTTTTGATTTTATTACTTTGGGCTAGCTTAGCTGAAATAGATGAATTGGCAAGAGGTAATGGAAAAGTAATTCCAACTGATAAAATACAAACTGTTCAATCTTTGGATGGTGGAATTATTTCAGAAATTTTTGTAAAAGAAGGTGATACAGTAAAATTTGATGATCCCTTGATGAAAATTGATACTACTAGATTTCAAGCAACGCTAGAAGAGAGTAGACAAGAATATTTATCTTTATTAGCATTAAAAACTAGATTGGAGATTGAATCTACAATTGATATAGAAAAGCCGTTACCTGAATTGGAATTTGATGAAAAAGTTATGAATGATCCATCAAAATATTATATAAATGAAAAATTATTATTAGAAAATAGATTTAGAGAGTTAAAATCTTCTATAAATGTTCTTCAAAGTCAAGAAAGTCAAAAAATTCAAGAATTAAAAGAGATTGAAAGTACTATAAAGAAATTAAATGATAGTTTGGGATTTATTGAAGAGCAAAGAAAAACCATTAGAAAATTGGTAGAAAGAGGAATAAAATCAAATTTTGATTTATTAAATGTAGAAAAAGAATATAACCAAACAAAAGGTGATTTACAAACAGCTAAATTATCAATTTCAAGATCTAATTATGCAATTATTGAAGCTAGAAATAGAATTCAAGAAAGATTAAACACTTTTAAATCAGAGGCATCAAATGAATTGCAAAAAACAGTTAGTCAAATAAATAGATTTGAAGCAAGATTAATTGGAGATAAAGATAAGGTTGATAAAACAACAATTACTTCACCTGTGGATGGAATTATTAAACAATTAAATTTCAATACTATAGGTGGAGTTGTTCAATCTGGGGTGGATTTAATTGAAATAGTTCCTTTAAGTGATGCATTAGTAGTTGAAGCAAAAATAGATCCAAAAGATATAGCTTTTATAAACCCAAGTCAAAAAGCTATTATCAAAATAACTGCTTATGATTTTTCTATTTATGGTGGATTAGATGGTAAAATTGTTGAAATATCAGCTGATACAATAGTTGATAAAGATTCAAAAGAGGGTAAAAGTTACTATAGAGTTTTAGTAAAAACAGATAAAAATTATTTGGAAAGAAAAGGAAAAAAACTTCCAATTATTCCTGGAATGGTAGCTACAGTAGATATAGTTACTGGTAAAAAAACAATTTTAGATTTTATTTTAAAACCTATTTTAAAAGTAAAACAAGAATCACTACATGAAAGATAA